Proteins from a single region of Streptomyces sp. HUAS 15-9:
- a CDS encoding protealysin inhibitor emfourin — protein MRIQVSRTGGFAGIERHAEVDTSGRPDAPEWEALAGQALAAGRGTPPLGVPDGFSYEITVDGRTVYAADPHLTQDQRRLITWVLKEGA, from the coding sequence ATGCGTATTCAGGTGAGTCGCACGGGCGGATTCGCGGGCATCGAGCGGCATGCCGAGGTGGACACCTCGGGGCGGCCCGACGCACCCGAATGGGAGGCCCTGGCCGGGCAGGCGCTCGCCGCCGGCCGGGGCACACCGCCCCTCGGGGTGCCGGACGGCTTCAGCTACGAGATCACGGTCGACGGCAGGACCGTGTACGCGGCGGATCCCCATCTGACCCAGGACCAGCGCAGGCTGATCACCTGGGTGCTGAAGGAAGGGGCATGA
- the ybeY gene encoding rRNA maturation RNase YbeY: MSIDVNNESGTEVDERAILDIARYALARMRIHPLSELSVIVVDADAMEQLHIQWMDLPGPTDVMSFPMDELRPPAKDEEEPPQGLLGDIVLCPEVAAKQGAEAPTQHSMDEELHLLTVHGVLHLLGYDHEEPDEKAEMFGLQAAIVDGWRHEKGLTGPSPAPTVS; encoded by the coding sequence ATGTCGATCGACGTCAACAACGAGTCCGGAACCGAGGTCGACGAGCGGGCGATCCTCGACATCGCCCGCTACGCGCTCGCGCGGATGCGCATCCACCCGCTCTCCGAGCTCTCGGTGATCGTCGTGGACGCCGACGCCATGGAGCAGCTCCACATCCAGTGGATGGACCTGCCCGGCCCGACCGATGTCATGTCCTTCCCGATGGACGAGCTGCGGCCGCCGGCCAAGGACGAGGAGGAGCCCCCGCAGGGACTCCTCGGCGACATCGTGCTCTGCCCCGAGGTCGCCGCCAAGCAGGGGGCCGAGGCGCCCACGCAGCACTCCATGGACGAGGAGCTCCACCTGCTCACCGTCCATGGCGTGCTGCACCTGCTCGGCTACGACCACGAGGAGCCCGACGAGAAGGCCGAGATGTTCGGCCTGCAGGCCGCCATCGTGGACGGCTGGCGCCATGAGAAGGGCCTGACCGGCCCGTCCCCGGCGCCGACGGTCTCGTAA
- a CDS encoding MmcQ/YjbR family DNA-binding protein, whose product MTPEELRAFCLSFNAVVEDFPFSPGVSVFKVLGKMFALSSLDERPLTVNLKCDPEDAVRLRGEYEGLIAPGYHMNKRHWNTVTVDGELPERLVRELIEDSYDLVVAGLPRADRLRLDRP is encoded by the coding sequence GTGACACCCGAGGAGCTGCGCGCCTTCTGTCTGTCGTTCAACGCGGTGGTGGAGGACTTCCCGTTCAGCCCGGGGGTCTCGGTCTTCAAGGTCCTGGGCAAGATGTTCGCGCTGAGTTCGCTGGACGAGCGGCCGCTCACGGTCAACCTCAAGTGCGACCCGGAGGACGCGGTCCGGCTGCGCGGTGAGTACGAGGGCCTGATCGCCCCCGGCTATCACATGAACAAGCGGCACTGGAACACGGTCACCGTCGACGGTGAGCTCCCGGAGCGTCTGGTCCGGGAGCTCATCGAGGATTCGTACGACCTGGTCGTCGCCGGACTGCCGCGCGCCGACCGGCTCCGCCTCGACCGCCCCTGA
- a CDS encoding hemolysin family protein — protein sequence MSPQIVIGAIALVVVAWLAACAEAGIARVSSFRAEEAVKSGRRGSARLAQVAADPTRYLNVALLVRVTCEMAAAALVTYACLQEIDVTWQALLAAIGVMVLVSYVAVGVSPRTIGRQHPLNTATAAAYVLLPLARIMGPIPSLLILIGNALTPGKGFRRGPFASEAELRALVDLAEQESLIEDEERRMVHSVFELGDTLVREVMVPRTDLVVIERYKTIRQALTLALRSGFSRIPVTGESEDDIVGIVYLKDLVRKTHISRDAENDLVSTAMRPAFFVPDTKNAGDLLREMQKERNHVAVVIDEYGGTAGIVTIEDILEEIVGEITDEYDRELPPVEELGDDRYRVTARLDITDLGELYGLEEYDDEDVETVGGLLAKALGRVPIAGASAEVELPDGRRLGLTAEAAAGRRNKIVTVLVEPVGQPAERDEESE from the coding sequence ATGAGTCCGCAGATCGTCATCGGCGCGATCGCCCTCGTCGTCGTCGCCTGGCTCGCCGCCTGCGCCGAGGCCGGTATCGCGCGGGTCTCCAGCTTCCGCGCGGAGGAGGCGGTGAAGTCCGGGCGGCGCGGCAGCGCCCGGCTCGCCCAGGTCGCCGCCGACCCGACCCGCTATCTCAACGTGGCGCTGCTGGTCCGCGTCACCTGCGAGATGGCGGCCGCGGCCCTGGTGACCTACGCCTGCCTCCAGGAGATCGACGTCACCTGGCAGGCGCTGCTCGCCGCGATCGGCGTCATGGTCCTCGTGTCGTACGTCGCCGTCGGTGTCTCCCCGCGCACCATCGGCCGCCAGCACCCGCTGAACACGGCGACGGCTGCCGCGTACGTCCTGCTGCCGCTGGCCAGGATCATGGGCCCGATCCCCTCGCTGCTGATCCTCATCGGCAACGCCCTGACCCCCGGCAAGGGCTTCCGTCGCGGTCCCTTCGCCTCCGAGGCGGAGCTGCGCGCGCTGGTCGACCTCGCCGAGCAGGAGTCCCTGATCGAGGACGAGGAGCGCCGCATGGTGCACTCGGTCTTCGAACTCGGCGACACGCTCGTACGGGAGGTCATGGTCCCCCGGACCGACCTGGTCGTCATCGAGCGCTACAAGACCATCCGCCAGGCCCTCACCCTCGCGCTGCGCTCGGGCTTCTCGCGCATCCCGGTCACCGGGGAGAGCGAGGACGACATAGTCGGGATCGTGTATCTGAAGGACCTGGTCCGCAAGACGCACATCAGCCGTGACGCCGAGAACGACCTGGTGTCCACGGCCATGCGGCCCGCGTTCTTCGTGCCCGACACCAAGAACGCCGGCGATCTGCTGCGCGAGATGCAGAAGGAACGCAACCACGTCGCCGTCGTGATCGACGAGTACGGCGGGACCGCGGGCATCGTCACCATCGAGGACATCCTCGAGGAGATCGTCGGCGAGATCACCGACGAGTACGACCGTGAACTGCCGCCCGTGGAGGAGCTGGGCGACGACCGCTACCGGGTCACCGCCCGCCTCGACATCACGGACCTCGGTGAGCTGTACGGGCTCGAGGAGTACGACGACGAGGACGTGGAGACCGTTGGCGGACTGCTGGCCAAGGCGCTGGGCCGGGTGCCGATCGCCGGTGCCTCGGCCGAGGTCGAGCTGCCCGACGGGCGGAGACTGGGGCTGACGGCGGAGGCCGCCGCGGGCCGCCGGAACAAGATCGTGACCGTGCTGGTGGAGCCGGTGGGGCAGCCGGCGGAGCGGGACGAGGAGTCCGAGTGA
- a CDS encoding cytidine deaminase: MTDSNALDPEDRKIVTLARSARARNDVPEGAAVRDETGRTYVAGTVALDSLKLSALRTAVAMAVASGAKSLEAAAVVTSADTASAEDLAAVRDLGGAGTPVLVAGPDGVVRVTVSAG; encoded by the coding sequence ATGACCGACAGCAACGCGCTCGACCCCGAGGACCGCAAGATCGTCACCCTGGCCCGTTCCGCGCGGGCCCGCAACGACGTGCCCGAGGGCGCGGCCGTACGTGACGAGACGGGCCGTACGTATGTCGCCGGGACCGTCGCTCTCGACTCGCTGAAGCTCAGCGCTCTGCGGACCGCGGTGGCGATGGCGGTGGCGTCCGGGGCGAAGTCCCTCGAGGCGGCGGCGGTTGTGACGTCTGCGGACACTGCATCGGCGGAGGATCTGGCGGCCGTACGGGACCTGGGTGGGGCCGGGACGCCGGTGCTGGTGGCCGGGCCGGACGGGGTTGTTCGGGTGACCGTTTCCGCGGGCTGA
- a CDS encoding P-II family nitrogen regulator gives MKLITAIVKPYRLDEVKTALQELGVHGLTVTEASGYGRQRGHTEVYRGAEYRVDLVPKVRIEVVVEDAAAEDVIDAIVKAAQTGKIGDGKVWAVPVETVVRVRTGERGPDAL, from the coding sequence ATGAAGCTCATCACCGCGATCGTCAAGCCGTACCGGCTCGACGAGGTCAAGACCGCCCTCCAGGAGCTCGGCGTGCACGGCCTGACCGTGACCGAGGCGAGCGGGTACGGCCGCCAGCGCGGCCACACCGAGGTGTACCGCGGCGCCGAGTACCGCGTCGACCTGGTGCCCAAGGTCCGTATCGAGGTCGTCGTGGAGGACGCCGCCGCGGAGGACGTCATCGACGCGATCGTCAAGGCCGCGCAGACGGGGAAGATCGGGGACGGGAAGGTGTGGGCCGTGCCGGTGGAGACGGTCGTACGGGTTCGGACGGGCGAGCGCGGCCCCGACGCGCTCTGA
- a CDS encoding MFS transporter: protein MTTTRPPAALTEPAERVGRGWTAALSLANGAIWVGWFGPLQILLASQAGDFAPGSGMSKETMLAWVTGVGAVVSLIANPVFGALSDRTTSRWGRRTPWIVTGAAGGALSLLLLAGASGVWTMALGWCLVQLTLNAAFAAVTAAVPDRVPRLQRGAVGGWLGAAQILGVVGGTGLATAAGGIGAGYVACAVFTLAGVLPYVLRYEDLRLADADRPPWDWRGFLAGFWLSPRRHPDLGWAWLTRFLINLSNSLVLLYLLYYLRDRLLPQALDSARAGGTPIPDPDEGVLILTAVNGLTLLGTVVVGGVWSDRVGRRKPFVLWSGALMAVATALLSAWQTWPGAIVAAAVLGIGFGVFTSVDFALMTDVLPKALDRGKDLGIINVANALPQVAAPALAAPIVTYLGGYRVLYLVAAVIGLAGAGLVGRIRGVE from the coding sequence ATGACGACCACCCGTCCGCCGGCCGCCCTCACCGAGCCGGCCGAGCGGGTCGGCCGGGGCTGGACGGCGGCGCTCTCGCTGGCCAACGGGGCGATATGGGTGGGCTGGTTCGGGCCGCTGCAGATCCTGCTCGCCTCCCAGGCGGGGGACTTCGCGCCCGGCTCCGGCATGTCCAAGGAGACGATGCTGGCGTGGGTCACGGGCGTGGGCGCGGTCGTGTCCCTGATCGCCAACCCGGTCTTCGGCGCGCTGTCCGACCGGACCACGTCCCGATGGGGCCGCCGCACGCCGTGGATCGTGACCGGCGCGGCGGGCGGCGCGCTGTCGCTGCTGCTGCTCGCGGGCGCGAGCGGGGTGTGGACGATGGCGCTGGGCTGGTGTCTGGTCCAGCTGACGCTCAACGCGGCCTTCGCGGCGGTCACGGCGGCGGTGCCGGACCGGGTGCCCCGGCTTCAACGGGGCGCGGTGGGCGGCTGGTTGGGGGCGGCGCAGATCCTCGGCGTGGTCGGCGGGACGGGCCTGGCGACGGCGGCGGGCGGGATCGGGGCCGGGTATGTGGCGTGCGCGGTGTTCACGCTCGCGGGCGTGCTGCCGTACGTCCTGCGCTACGAGGACCTGCGGCTGGCGGACGCGGACCGGCCGCCCTGGGACTGGCGGGGCTTCCTTGCGGGCTTCTGGCTGAGTCCGCGCCGCCACCCCGACCTCGGCTGGGCCTGGCTGACCCGTTTCCTGATCAACCTCAGCAACTCCCTGGTCCTGCTCTACCTCCTGTACTACCTGCGCGACCGCCTCCTCCCCCAAGCTCTCGACTCCGCTCGAGCAGGGGGGACCCCCATCCCCGACCCCGACGAGGGCGTGCTGATCCTGACGGCGGTGAACGGCCTGACCCTGCTGGGCACGGTCGTGGTCGGCGGGGTCTGGTCGGACCGGGTGGGCCGGCGCAAGCCGTTCGTGCTCTGGTCGGGCGCGCTGATGGCGGTGGCGACGGCACTGCTGTCGGCGTGGCAGACCTGGCCGGGCGCGATCGTGGCGGCGGCGGTCCTGGGCATCGGCTTCGGCGTGTTCACCTCGGTCGACTTCGCCCTGATGACGGACGTCCTGCCGAAGGCACTGGACCGGGGCAAAGACTTGGGCATCATCAACGTGGCCAACGCCCTCCCCCAGGTAGCCGCCCCCGCCCTCGCCGCCCCGATCGTGACCTACCTGGGCGGCTACCGGGTGCTGTACCTGGTGGCGGCGGTGATCGGACTGGCGGGGGCGGGGCTGGTGGGGCGGATACGGGGGGTGGAGTGA
- a CDS encoding DUF916 domain-containing protein, whose translation MRKPYVLLLSLIGLFCGPAAGSAHAADNGSWSVYPVASQVAARPYFYLSADPGQTITDKVAVANKTGKPLTFRLYAADAYNTARDGGFAVRTVKERMRGVGAWAKPARSRVTVPGHKTVTVPFTLHVPQGAEPGDHPGAIVALDMGVHPARAKSRAWGRVDPGSGSLALGVQRAVGARVYLRVSGPTVPAISVENMHVTHHQPLVPGLGDSGATISYTLHNTGNVTLDPKVELRARGLFGRTLLARELTRIPAELLPGQRVRLTEPWRDAPQLDWGDVTLTASATGTHESASASFFALPWLVVGLAFAAGVAGGVLFVRARRGRARPSEPVRPSPPARPTPSRPRSSPSARP comes from the coding sequence ATGCGCAAGCCGTATGTCCTCCTCCTGAGCCTCATCGGTCTGTTCTGCGGGCCCGCGGCCGGATCCGCGCACGCCGCCGACAACGGCAGCTGGTCCGTGTACCCCGTCGCCTCCCAGGTCGCCGCCCGGCCCTACTTCTATCTCTCCGCCGACCCCGGGCAGACGATCACCGACAAGGTGGCCGTCGCCAACAAGACCGGCAAGCCGCTCACCTTCCGCCTCTACGCGGCCGACGCCTACAACACCGCCCGCGACGGAGGCTTCGCCGTGCGGACGGTCAAGGAGCGGATGCGGGGCGTCGGAGCCTGGGCGAAGCCCGCGCGGTCCCGGGTCACCGTGCCGGGCCACAAGACGGTCACCGTGCCCTTCACCCTGCACGTCCCGCAGGGCGCCGAACCGGGCGACCACCCGGGCGCGATCGTGGCGCTGGACATGGGGGTACACCCTGCTCGAGCGAAGTCGAGAGCTTGGGGGAGGGTCGACCCCGGCTCGGGTTCACTCGCGCTCGGGGTGCAACGGGCCGTCGGCGCCCGGGTCTACCTGCGGGTGAGCGGGCCCACGGTCCCCGCGATCTCCGTCGAGAACATGCACGTCACCCACCACCAGCCGCTCGTCCCCGGCCTCGGCGACAGTGGCGCGACGATCTCCTACACCCTGCACAACACCGGCAACGTCACCCTCGACCCCAAGGTGGAGCTGCGCGCCCGGGGACTGTTCGGCCGTACGCTCCTGGCCCGCGAGCTCACTCGGATCCCCGCCGAGCTGCTGCCGGGACAGCGGGTCCGGCTCACCGAGCCGTGGCGGGACGCGCCCCAGCTCGACTGGGGGGACGTGACGCTGACGGCGAGCGCCACCGGCACCCACGAGTCGGCGAGCGCGTCGTTCTTCGCGCTGCCGTGGCTGGTGGTGGGGCTGGCGTTCGCCGCGGGGGTGGCCGGCGGGGTGCTGTTCGTCAGAGCGCGTCGGGGCCGCGCTCGCCCGTCCGAACCCGTACGACCGTCTCCACCGGCACGGCCCACACCTTCCCGTCCCCGATCTTCCCCGTCTGCGCGGCCTTGA
- a CDS encoding GH1 family beta-glucosidase — protein MIAPMATNPIPQFPAGFLWGVSTSAHQIEGAVDERKPSVWDAFTAEPGRVKDGSTAAVACDHYHRYREDVALLAGLGVDAYRFSVSWPRVNSPNGLDFYDRLVDELCAAGVRPVPTLFHWDLPVQYDWLDRDTAARFAEYVSVVAARLGDRVTKWITLNEPAEHTLLGHAIGAHAPGKRLLFDALPVAHHQLLAHGLAVRALRAAGATDIGIANSHGPTWPASQEPADLEAAGFYDLLLNRLFAEPVILGEYPDGMGELITGDVHSDLKAIAEPVDWYGINYYAPTKVGAPQGTDTEFGGLTIPSELPFSVREIEGRPLTDFGWPVVPEGLTELLTGFRDRYGDRLPPIVITENGCSYEGIDDQDRIAYLDGHVRALHRALEAGVDIRGYFVWSLLDNFEWAEGYARRFGLVHMDHETRTRTPKASYRWFQEMLRAQRQGTRG, from the coding sequence ATGATCGCGCCCATGGCGACGAACCCGATACCTCAGTTCCCGGCCGGATTCCTGTGGGGCGTGTCGACCTCGGCCCATCAGATCGAGGGGGCGGTGGACGAGCGCAAGCCGTCCGTGTGGGACGCGTTCACGGCGGAGCCGGGACGGGTGAAGGACGGCTCGACGGCGGCGGTGGCCTGCGACCACTACCACCGCTACCGCGAGGACGTGGCGCTCCTGGCCGGCCTGGGCGTGGACGCGTACCGTTTCTCCGTCTCCTGGCCGAGGGTGAACTCCCCGAACGGCCTGGACTTCTACGACCGCCTGGTGGACGAGCTGTGCGCGGCGGGCGTACGCCCCGTCCCGACCCTCTTCCACTGGGACCTGCCGGTTCAGTACGACTGGCTGGACCGGGACACCGCGGCGCGCTTCGCCGAGTACGTCTCGGTGGTCGCCGCCCGGCTCGGTGACCGTGTCACCAAGTGGATCACCCTCAACGAACCCGCCGAACACACCCTGCTGGGCCACGCCATCGGCGCCCACGCCCCCGGCAAGCGGCTCCTCTTCGACGCGCTCCCCGTCGCCCACCACCAGCTCCTGGCCCACGGCCTCGCGGTACGGGCGCTGCGCGCGGCCGGGGCGACGGACATCGGTATCGCCAACTCGCACGGGCCGACGTGGCCCGCCTCTCAGGAACCGGCCGACCTGGAGGCGGCGGGCTTCTACGACCTGCTACTGAACCGCCTGTTCGCCGAACCGGTAATCCTCGGTGAATACCCGGACGGAATGGGCGAGTTGATAACCGGCGACGTCCACTCGGACCTGAAGGCGATCGCCGAGCCGGTCGACTGGTACGGCATCAACTACTACGCCCCGACGAAGGTGGGCGCCCCGCAGGGCACCGACACCGAGTTCGGCGGACTGACGATCCCCTCCGAACTCCCCTTCTCCGTGCGGGAGATCGAGGGCCGCCCGCTGACCGACTTCGGCTGGCCCGTCGTCCCCGAGGGCCTCACGGAGCTGCTCACCGGCTTCCGCGACCGCTACGGCGACCGGCTCCCCCCGATCGTCATCACCGAGAACGGCTGCTCGTACGAGGGCATCGACGACCAGGACAGGATCGCCTACCTGGACGGCCATGTGCGGGCACTGCACCGGGCCCTGGAGGCCGGGGTGGACATACGCGGCTACTTCGTCTGGTCGCTGCTCGACAACTTCGAGTGGGCGGAGGGGTACGCACGCCGGTTCGGCCTCGTGCACATGGACCACGAGACGCGGACGAGGACCCCGAAGGCCTCGTACCGCTGGTTCCAGGAGATGCTGCGGGCGCAGAGACAGGGGACGCGGGGATGA
- a CDS encoding beta-xylosidase: MGSTVRRSRRWRWASLFGATALAVTAGGALACPAGAAGTNVDFATHCIPPAVAGIPPIDGTTTASVSVDNTSPKVGDTVTVTYTVVTPAASNPTDIALPADIMTPTGKVTLGGAQTGSVTVAGPKKNTPVPGKGAFPSFSMTGTFTLTTPGAITLSPGDYNIHTSYILELDTPCTVITPPAPVSETVTATSGTPTNTRAISLSSASGNPGAGVTVSGSDFTPGATITLAGRSGDTQTADTATATADAQGSFSAPITVNDRTTTGIVAYEGASWNADKGAGPAAYVVNDTTPVPAGSQKLTTTVKAGTLSMSQAGDAVALSAVEFGKGGASTGTLRTVTVKDFRGGPAGWSLTGKVTDFTGPGAKIDAGKLSWTPACATKAGSPSTCKAGSAGTVGASGATLASTPDGTVTGGEFTVDAGLSLDVPAFTPPGSYSGVLTLTLT, from the coding sequence ATGGGTTCGACAGTCCGAAGATCCCGACGGTGGCGCTGGGCGTCGCTGTTCGGGGCGACCGCGCTCGCGGTCACCGCGGGCGGAGCGCTGGCCTGCCCGGCCGGTGCCGCGGGCACGAACGTGGACTTCGCCACGCACTGCATCCCGCCCGCGGTCGCGGGCATCCCGCCGATCGACGGCACCACCACCGCAAGCGTCTCGGTGGACAACACGAGTCCCAAGGTGGGCGACACGGTCACCGTGACCTACACGGTCGTCACGCCCGCCGCCAGCAACCCCACCGACATCGCCCTGCCGGCCGACATCATGACCCCGACCGGCAAGGTCACCCTCGGCGGTGCGCAGACCGGCTCGGTCACGGTCGCCGGGCCGAAGAAGAACACCCCGGTGCCGGGGAAGGGCGCCTTCCCGTCGTTCTCCATGACCGGGACGTTCACCCTCACCACGCCCGGCGCGATCACCCTCTCGCCCGGCGACTACAACATCCACACCAGCTACATCCTGGAGCTGGACACCCCGTGCACGGTCATCACACCGCCCGCCCCGGTGTCGGAGACCGTCACGGCGACCTCCGGCACGCCCACCAACACCCGGGCGATCTCGCTGAGTTCGGCATCCGGCAACCCCGGTGCCGGTGTCACCGTCAGCGGCAGCGACTTCACGCCGGGCGCCACCATCACCCTCGCCGGACGGTCCGGGGACACCCAGACCGCGGACACGGCGACCGCGACGGCCGACGCCCAGGGCTCCTTCAGCGCCCCGATCACCGTCAACGACAGGACGACGACCGGGATCGTCGCGTACGAGGGCGCCTCCTGGAACGCCGACAAGGGCGCCGGTCCCGCCGCCTACGTCGTGAACGACACCACGCCCGTCCCCGCCGGCAGCCAGAAACTGACCACCACCGTCAAGGCGGGAACCCTGTCCATGTCCCAGGCCGGGGACGCCGTCGCGCTCTCGGCGGTCGAATTCGGCAAGGGCGGCGCCTCCACGGGCACCCTGCGGACCGTGACCGTCAAGGACTTCCGCGGCGGGCCCGCGGGCTGGTCCCTGACCGGCAAGGTCACCGACTTCACCGGTCCCGGCGCCAAGATCGACGCCGGGAAGCTGAGCTGGACCCCCGCCTGCGCGACCAAGGCGGGCAGCCCGAGCACTTGCAAGGCCGGTTCCGCGGGCACGGTGGGCGCTTCGGGAGCGACGCTGGCGTCGACCCCCGACGGCACGGTCACCGGCGGCGAGTTCACCGTGGACGCCGGACTCTCCCTGGACGTACCGGCGTTCACGCCTCCGGGTTCGTACTCCGGCGTCCTGACCCTCACCCTCACCTGA
- a CDS encoding ammonium transporter, with protein MTLAAPHADTGDTAWLLAATALVLLMTPGLALFYGGMVRTKSVLNMLMMSFVSIALVTVVWLAAGYSLAFGDDIGGGLIGGLDHAGMRGLGPDSVQGTVPTLLFATFQLTFAIVTAALISGAIADRANFGTWLVFVPLWALLVYVPVSHWVWGPGGWILHHLGALDFAGGLPVEIASGASGLALCLVLGPRLGFKKDAMRPHNLPMVVLGAGLLWFGWFGFNAGSALAANGLAAAVFLNTLAAGCTGLLGWLFVEQRRDGHPTTLGAASGAVAGLVAITPSCGSVSLLGALVVGLAAGGVCSYAVSWKFRLNYDDSLDVVGVHLVGGVIGTLLIGVFAERAMTGGTEGLLYGGGLAQLGKQLVAVVVVAAYAFAVTYGIGKALDKLMGFRADEEQEHTGLDLTVHAETAYDHGVLGHGAPVAHSVVPTAQKVTPQA; from the coding sequence GTGACCCTCGCCGCCCCGCACGCAGACACGGGCGACACCGCCTGGCTGCTCGCCGCCACCGCCCTGGTCCTGCTGATGACCCCGGGCCTGGCCCTCTTCTACGGCGGCATGGTCCGCACGAAGAGCGTCCTCAACATGCTGATGATGAGCTTCGTGTCGATCGCCCTGGTCACGGTGGTGTGGCTGGCGGCCGGCTACTCCCTCGCCTTCGGTGACGACATCGGCGGCGGACTCATCGGCGGGCTGGACCACGCCGGTATGAGAGGTCTCGGCCCGGACAGCGTCCAGGGCACAGTCCCCACCCTGCTGTTCGCCACCTTCCAGCTGACCTTCGCGATCGTCACGGCGGCGCTGATCAGCGGCGCGATCGCCGACCGGGCGAACTTCGGCACGTGGCTGGTCTTCGTACCCCTCTGGGCGCTGCTCGTATACGTTCCCGTCTCCCACTGGGTCTGGGGCCCCGGCGGCTGGATCCTGCACCACCTCGGTGCTCTCGACTTCGCGGGCGGCCTGCCCGTCGAGATCGCCTCCGGCGCCTCCGGTCTCGCGCTGTGCCTGGTGCTGGGCCCGCGGCTGGGGTTCAAGAAGGACGCCATGCGGCCGCACAACCTGCCCATGGTCGTACTCGGCGCCGGTCTGCTCTGGTTCGGCTGGTTCGGCTTCAACGCGGGCTCTGCCCTGGCGGCCAACGGGCTTGCGGCCGCCGTCTTCCTCAACACCCTCGCCGCCGGCTGCACCGGTCTGCTCGGCTGGCTCTTCGTCGAGCAGCGGCGCGACGGCCATCCGACCACGCTCGGCGCGGCCTCCGGTGCCGTGGCCGGTCTGGTCGCGATCACCCCGTCCTGCGGCTCGGTCTCCCTGCTCGGCGCCCTGGTCGTCGGCCTCGCCGCCGGTGGCGTCTGCTCCTACGCGGTGAGCTGGAAGTTCCGGCTGAACTACGACGACTCCCTGGACGTCGTCGGCGTCCACCTGGTCGGCGGCGTCATCGGCACCCTGCTGATCGGCGTCTTCGCCGAGAGGGCGATGACCGGCGGGACGGAGGGCCTCCTCTACGGCGGCGGGCTCGCCCAGCTGGGCAAGCAGCTGGTGGCCGTGGTGGTCGTGGCCGCCTACGCGTTCGCCGTGACGTACGGCATCGGCAAGGCCCTCGACAAGCTCATGGGCTTCCGTGCGGACGAGGAGCAGGAGCACACCGGCCTGGACCTTACGGTGCACGCCGAGACGGCCTACGATCACGGGGTCCTGGGCCATGGAGCCCCGGTCGCCCACTCCGTCGTCCCCACCGCCCAGAAGGTCACCCCCCAGGCATGA
- the era gene encoding GTPase Era, with protein sequence MGAMSVRTQSSEQSAEAVHRAGFACFVGRPNAGKSTLTNALVGKKVAITANQPQTTRHTVRGIVHRPDAQLILVDTPGLHKPRTLLGERLNDVVRTTWAEVDVIGFCLPANEKIGPGDRFIAKELAGIRKTPKVAVVTKTDLVDSKTLAEQLIAIDQLGKELGFEWAEIVPVSAVGDKQVGLLADLLVPLLPEGPALYPEGDLTDEPEQVMIAELIREAALEGVRDELPHSIAVVVEEMLPREDRPADRPLLDIHANLYIERPSQKGIIIGPKGKRLKEVGMKSRKHIEALLGTPVFLDLHVKVAKDWQRDPKQLRRLGF encoded by the coding sequence ATGGGCGCCATGAGCGTTCGCACCCAGTCATCCGAGCAGTCGGCCGAGGCCGTCCACCGCGCCGGCTTCGCCTGCTTCGTGGGCCGCCCCAACGCGGGCAAGTCCACCCTCACGAACGCTCTGGTCGGGAAGAAGGTGGCGATCACCGCGAACCAGCCGCAGACGACGCGGCACACGGTACGCGGCATCGTGCACCGGCCCGACGCCCAGCTGATCCTGGTGGACACCCCCGGTCTGCACAAGCCGCGCACGCTGCTCGGCGAGCGCCTCAACGACGTGGTCCGCACCACGTGGGCCGAGGTCGACGTGATCGGCTTCTGCCTTCCGGCGAACGAGAAGATCGGCCCCGGCGACCGCTTCATCGCCAAGGAGCTGGCCGGGATCCGCAAGACCCCCAAGGTCGCCGTCGTCACCAAGACCGACCTGGTGGACTCCAAGACCCTCGCCGAGCAGCTGATCGCGATCGACCAGCTCGGCAAGGAGCTGGGCTTCGAGTGGGCGGAGATCGTCCCGGTCTCGGCGGTCGGCGACAAGCAGGTGGGCCTGCTGGCCGACCTGCTCGTCCCGCTGCTGCCGGAGGGCCCGGCGCTCTACCCCGAGGGCGACCTCACGGACGAGCCCGAGCAGGTCATGATCGCGGAACTGATCCGCGAGGCGGCCCTGGAGGGCGTCCGCGACGAGCTGCCGCACTCCATCGCGGTGGTCGTGGAGGAGATGCTCCCCCGCGAGGACCGCCCCGCGGACCGCCCCCTCCTCGACATCCACGCCAACCTCTACATCGAGCGCCCCAGCCAGAAGGGCATCATCATCGGCCCCAAGGGCAAGCGTCTGAAGGAGGTCGGCATGAAGTCCCGCAAGCACATCGAGGCCCTGCTCGGCACACCGGTCTTCCTCGACCTCCACGTCAAGGTCGCCAAGGACTGGCAGCGCGACCCGAAGCAGCTGCGGCGGCTGGGGTTCTGA